A single region of the Marinobacter nanhaiticus D15-8W genome encodes:
- a CDS encoding methylamine utilization protein, translating to MIDLCNLIRPLFHVALALAATPLWALDLSIRDAVSGEPLAQAVVSIPAAANAQALDHPAVMAQQDRSFTPHLLVVPVGTAVDFPNLDNTQHHVYSFSPAKTFNIELYADRPEAPVVFDMPGVVELGCNIHDRMRGFVYVTGSAQTATSGATGIARIEPPGKGPFEIRVWHERLVDNARPQTLIIDAGAESPYIISLAVVAPETDTDPFADLQRRFDAL from the coding sequence ATGATTGATTTATGCAACCTTATTCGGCCGCTATTTCACGTGGCACTTGCCCTGGCCGCGACGCCGCTCTGGGCACTCGACCTGAGCATCCGTGACGCGGTCTCCGGCGAGCCGTTGGCGCAGGCGGTCGTCAGCATACCGGCCGCCGCGAATGCCCAGGCACTCGACCACCCGGCCGTTATGGCACAACAGGATCGTTCGTTTACCCCGCACCTGCTGGTGGTGCCGGTAGGCACGGCGGTGGATTTTCCCAATCTGGACAATACCCAGCACCACGTCTATTCCTTCTCCCCGGCCAAGACCTTCAACATCGAGCTTTACGCCGATCGTCCAGAGGCGCCTGTCGTCTTCGACATGCCGGGTGTCGTGGAACTCGGCTGCAATATCCATGACCGGATGCGCGGCTTCGTCTATGTGACCGGTTCAGCCCAGACGGCCACCTCCGGTGCTACCGGCATCGCCCGTATCGAACCGCCGGGTAAAGGACCCTTCGAAATCCGGGTGTGGCACGAGCGTCTGGTGGACAACGCGCGGCCGCAAACCTTGATCATCGATGCCGGTGCCGAAAGCCCCTACATCATTTCACTAGCGGTGGTCGCGCCTGAAACAGACACCGATCCCTTCGCCGACCTGCAACGCCGATTCGACGCCCTGTGA
- a CDS encoding MATE family efflux transporter, whose amino-acid sequence MLTNITVPLLGLVDTAVLGHLDHPEYLGAVAIGGNLFSILYWTFGFMRMGTTGLAAQAYGRQDDFAQSALLVRSLLLAMGIGLLLILLRGPLITLGLYLMDASDEVTVLAREYTDIRIWSAPAVLCQYTLVGWLIGTQYPRGPMLMLILANSLNILLDVLFVTVMGWNSQGVAAATAIAEYSAAGLGLWLVWKRRPRDLVFDRHLFGVLEDYLAILRVNRYIMVRTILLLLSLAFFTAQGAQQGDTILAANAVLLTFLMLISNGLDGFANGAEALVGEAVGQRQREQFRAVCRTALRWSIWGAALFTGLFFFGGGFIISLLTSIPEVSGAAREYLPWIWLMPLAAVWGFLLDGIFIGATRTRDMQNTMLFSVIVIYLPVWWLTQGWGNHGLWFAITSLMLARAGSMGWLFLSHTHNDVWFSDEAHKKHAD is encoded by the coding sequence ATGCTCACCAATATTACCGTTCCGCTCCTGGGGCTGGTGGATACCGCGGTCCTGGGCCACCTGGACCACCCTGAATACCTGGGTGCCGTAGCCATCGGCGGCAACCTGTTCAGCATCCTCTATTGGACGTTCGGCTTCATGCGGATGGGCACCACCGGCCTGGCAGCCCAGGCCTATGGACGTCAGGACGACTTTGCCCAGAGCGCGCTACTGGTGCGTTCGCTGTTGCTGGCGATGGGCATCGGCCTGTTGCTGATCCTGCTTCGGGGGCCGCTGATTACGCTGGGACTCTACCTCATGGATGCCAGCGATGAAGTCACGGTCCTCGCCCGCGAATACACGGATATCCGGATCTGGAGCGCGCCGGCGGTGCTATGCCAGTACACCCTGGTGGGTTGGCTGATCGGCACCCAGTACCCTCGCGGCCCGATGCTCATGCTGATCCTGGCCAACAGCCTCAATATCCTGCTGGATGTGCTGTTCGTGACGGTCATGGGGTGGAATAGCCAGGGCGTGGCCGCGGCCACCGCCATTGCCGAATATTCCGCCGCCGGCCTCGGCCTGTGGCTGGTGTGGAAACGCCGTCCGAGGGATCTTGTCTTCGACCGGCACCTGTTCGGGGTTCTGGAAGACTACCTGGCCATACTGCGGGTCAACCGCTACATCATGGTGCGCACCATCCTGCTGCTTCTATCACTTGCGTTCTTCACCGCACAGGGCGCGCAGCAGGGCGATACCATCCTCGCGGCCAACGCTGTGCTGCTGACGTTCCTGATGCTGATTTCCAACGGCCTGGATGGTTTTGCCAACGGTGCCGAGGCGCTGGTGGGTGAAGCCGTCGGCCAGCGCCAACGGGAGCAGTTCCGCGCGGTATGCCGCACGGCACTGCGCTGGTCGATCTGGGGTGCCGCCTTATTTACGGGGCTTTTCTTCTTCGGCGGCGGATTCATCATCAGCCTGCTCACCAGTATTCCCGAGGTGTCCGGCGCGGCGCGGGAATACCTGCCATGGATTTGGCTCATGCCGCTCGCCGCGGTCTGGGGCTTCTTGCTCGACGGCATCTTTATCGGCGCCACCCGTACCCGGGACATGCAGAACACCATGCTTTTCTCGGTGATCGTGATCTACCTGCCGGTTTGGTGGCTGACCCAGGGCTGGGGCAACCACGGACTCTGGTTCGCCATCACCAGCCTGATGCTGGCCCGGGCGGGCAGCATGGGATGGCTTTTCCTGAGCCATACACACAACGATGTCTGGTTCAGTGACGAGGCGCACAAAAAGCATGCGGATTGA
- the coxB gene encoding cytochrome c oxidase subunit II, translating to MRTKAMRVGCLLAALPLSQSALADWTVNMAPGVTDVSRDIYGLHMTILWICVAIGVVVFGVMFWSILAHRKSKGYKPANFHEHTWVEITWTIIPFAILVGMAIPATATLLDMYNTDDAAIDVKVTGYQWRWKYDFINEEFGYFSNLATPRDEIYNRLEKNENYLLEVDNPLVLPVGQKIRFLMTANDVIHSWWVPALGVKKDAIPGFINETWAKIEEPGIYRGQCTELCGKDHGFMPIVVKAVPQEEYDAWVQEQIAMAEKERELTSKEWTLEELMARGETAYNTNCAACHQADGSGSPPTFPALAGSAIATGAVEDHLDVVVNGVSGTAMQAFGPQLSEVDLAAVITYERNAWGNDTGDMVTPKQVLDYKNAQ from the coding sequence ATGCGCACGAAGGCAATGCGAGTCGGCTGTCTTTTGGCCGCACTCCCGCTGTCGCAGTCGGCTCTTGCCGACTGGACGGTCAACATGGCTCCCGGCGTAACGGACGTGAGTCGCGATATTTACGGTCTTCACATGACCATCCTCTGGATCTGCGTCGCCATCGGCGTCGTGGTGTTCGGGGTGATGTTCTGGTCCATCCTTGCCCACAGGAAATCCAAGGGCTACAAACCTGCCAACTTCCACGAGCACACCTGGGTCGAGATCACCTGGACCATCATCCCGTTTGCGATCCTCGTGGGGATGGCTATACCCGCGACCGCCACCCTGCTGGACATGTACAACACCGACGACGCGGCGATCGACGTCAAGGTGACCGGTTACCAGTGGCGGTGGAAGTACGACTTCATCAACGAGGAATTCGGGTACTTCTCCAACCTCGCGACCCCCAGGGACGAAATCTACAACCGTCTCGAGAAGAACGAGAATTACCTGCTGGAGGTGGACAATCCGTTGGTCCTGCCGGTGGGTCAGAAAATCCGCTTCCTCATGACCGCCAACGACGTGATCCACTCCTGGTGGGTGCCGGCCCTGGGGGTCAAGAAGGACGCCATTCCCGGTTTTATCAACGAGACCTGGGCCAAGATCGAGGAGCCCGGCATCTACCGCGGCCAGTGTACCGAGCTGTGCGGCAAGGATCACGGCTTCATGCCGATCGTGGTCAAGGCTGTGCCGCAGGAAGAGTACGACGCCTGGGTGCAGGAGCAGATTGCCATGGCTGAGAAAGAGCGCGAGCTGACCAGCAAGGAATGGACGCTCGAGGAGCTCATGGCCCGGGGCGAGACAGCCTACAACACCAACTGTGCCGCCTGTCACCAGGCAGATGGTTCAGGTTCGCCGCCGACTTTCCCGGCATTGGCAGGCAGTGCGATCGCGACCGGTGCGGTCGAGGACCACCTGGACGTGGTGGTCAATGGCGTGTCCGGCACCGCGATGCAGGCCTTCGGTCCGCAGCTCAGCGAAGTGGACCTGGCCGCCGTTATCACCTATGAGCGCAACGCCTGGGGTAACGACACCGGTGACATGGTCACGCCCAAGCAGGTTCTCGACTACAAGAACGCGCAGTAA
- the ctaD gene encoding cytochrome c oxidase subunit I, with product MSAVIDTHDHEHDHHGPAKGFSRWLFTTNHKDIGTMYLIFSFTMFLLGGAMAMVIRSELFQPGLQIVEPEFFNQMTTMHGLIMVFGAVMPAFVGLANWMIPLMIGAPDMALPRMNNWSFWILPAAFAMLVSTLFMSGGAPNFGWTFYAPLSTTYGPPSTTFFIFAVHMMGISSIMGAINVIATILNLRAPGMTLMKMPLFVWTWLITAFLLIAVMPVLAGVVTMMLMDIHFGTSFFNAAGGGDPVLFQHVFWFFGHPEVYIMILPAFGAVSEIIPAFSRKRLFGYASMVYAVGAIALLSFVVWAHHMFTVGMPVAGQLFFMYCTMLIAVPTGVKVFNWVATMFRGSLSFEAPMLFAVAFVILFTIGGFSGLMLAIAPADFQYHDTYFVVAHFHYVLVPGAIFGIFASAYFWLPKWTGHMYDETLAKTHFWMSFIGMNLAFFPMHFLGLAGMPRRIPDYALQFADFNMISSMGAFMFGATQFLFLYIVIKCVRGGKRAEAKPWEGAEGLEWTVPSPAPYHTFATPPEVK from the coding sequence ATGAGTGCGGTCATCGACACCCACGATCACGAACACGACCACCACGGGCCTGCAAAGGGCTTTTCCCGGTGGCTGTTCACCACCAACCACAAAGATATCGGGACCATGTACCTGATATTCAGCTTCACCATGTTCCTGCTGGGCGGGGCCATGGCGATGGTGATCCGCTCGGAGCTGTTCCAGCCCGGTCTGCAGATCGTCGAACCCGAGTTCTTCAACCAGATGACCACCATGCACGGGCTAATCATGGTGTTCGGCGCCGTCATGCCGGCCTTCGTGGGGCTGGCCAACTGGATGATCCCGCTGATGATCGGCGCGCCGGACATGGCCCTGCCGCGGATGAACAACTGGAGTTTCTGGATTCTGCCCGCCGCGTTCGCCATGCTGGTGTCGACGCTGTTCATGTCCGGCGGTGCGCCTAACTTCGGCTGGACCTTCTACGCGCCTTTATCGACGACCTACGGGCCGCCAAGCACCACCTTCTTCATCTTCGCCGTCCACATGATGGGGATCTCGTCGATCATGGGGGCGATCAACGTCATCGCTACCATCCTCAACCTGCGGGCACCGGGTATGACGTTGATGAAGATGCCCCTGTTCGTCTGGACCTGGCTGATCACCGCGTTCCTGCTGATTGCCGTCATGCCGGTGCTGGCGGGCGTGGTCACCATGATGCTTATGGACATCCACTTCGGCACCAGCTTCTTCAATGCCGCCGGCGGCGGTGACCCGGTCCTGTTCCAGCATGTGTTCTGGTTCTTCGGCCACCCCGAGGTGTACATCATGATCCTGCCGGCCTTTGGCGCCGTGTCGGAGATCATTCCCGCGTTCTCGCGCAAGCGCCTGTTCGGCTATGCCTCCATGGTCTATGCCGTGGGCGCGATCGCGCTGCTCTCTTTCGTGGTCTGGGCCCACCACATGTTCACCGTGGGTATGCCGGTGGCCGGGCAGTTGTTCTTCATGTACTGCACCATGCTGATTGCGGTACCCACCGGGGTGAAGGTATTCAACTGGGTGGCAACCATGTTCCGTGGCTCCCTGTCGTTCGAGGCGCCGATGCTGTTCGCGGTGGCCTTCGTCATCCTGTTCACGATTGGCGGCTTCTCCGGCCTGATGTTGGCGATCGCGCCGGCGGACTTCCAGTACCACGACACCTACTTCGTGGTTGCCCATTTCCATTATGTGCTCGTGCCGGGCGCCATCTTCGGCATCTTCGCTTCGGCCTACTTCTGGCTACCCAAGTGGACCGGGCATATGTACGACGAGACCCTGGCCAAGACCCATTTCTGGATGTCCTTCATCGGCATGAACCTGGCGTTCTTCCCCATGCACTTCCTGGGGCTGGCGGGCATGCCGCGGCGTATCCCGGATTACGCCCTGCAGTTCGCCGACTTCAACATGATCTCCAGCATGGGGGCCTTCATGTTCGGGGCGACCCAGTTCCTGTTCCTGTACATCGTCATCAAGTGTGTGCGCGGCGGTAAGAGGGCCGAGGCCAAACCCTGGGAAGGCGCCGAGGGTCTGGAGTGGACCGTGCCTTCACCCGCGCCCTATCACACCTTTGCCACGCCACCGGAAGTGAAGTAA
- a CDS encoding cytochrome c oxidase assembly protein, which yields MTTAQRPKTKSNARVIGWCLAGVVGMFAFGFALVPLYEVFCDITGINGKTGGRYEGPVSTEVDQKRQVKVQFIAQNGPGMPWTFRPRQTSITVHPGEPTQVAFFAENRTAAAMTAQAIPSLSPSQGTLFFHKTECFCFNQQTLAAGESIDMPLVFIVDRELPAEIKTLTLSYTLYDQSKLGQDAAAPAVSQQLPPWQLTAPRRLMPWETIPWATMPGNITTTMTNNG from the coding sequence ATGACCACGGCTCAGCGACCGAAAACCAAGTCCAACGCCCGCGTGATCGGCTGGTGTCTGGCGGGCGTGGTGGGCATGTTTGCCTTCGGGTTTGCGCTGGTGCCGCTGTACGAGGTGTTCTGCGATATCACCGGCATCAACGGCAAGACTGGCGGACGGTATGAAGGCCCGGTTTCGACCGAGGTGGACCAGAAGCGGCAGGTAAAGGTCCAGTTCATCGCCCAGAACGGGCCGGGCATGCCCTGGACCTTTCGTCCCCGCCAGACCAGCATCACGGTGCATCCGGGCGAACCGACCCAGGTCGCCTTCTTCGCGGAGAACCGCACTGCTGCGGCGATGACGGCCCAGGCCATTCCCAGCCTGTCACCGTCCCAGGGCACGCTTTTCTTCCACAAGACCGAATGCTTCTGCTTCAACCAGCAGACCCTGGCTGCGGGCGAATCCATCGACATGCCGCTGGTGTTTATCGTCGACCGCGAGCTCCCGGCAGAGATCAAAACCCTGACCCTCTCCTACACGCTCTACGACCAGAGCAAGCTGGGCCAGGACGCGGCAGCGCCGGCCGTGAGTCAACAGCTGCCGCCTTGGCAACTGACTGCGCCCCGGCGACTCATGCCCTGGGAAACAATACCCTGGGCAACAATGCCCGGGAACATAACGACAACAATGACGAATAACGGATAA
- a CDS encoding cytochrome c oxidase subunit 3, which produces MATEQTYYVPEQSKWPIIATVGLLLTMAGIGSIMVNSSAGESTTTSWVIFFIGALVMAYMLFGWFGNVIQESRAGLYSEQMDRSFRWGMSWFIFSEVMFFAAFFGALFYARTFAIPWLGGEGDKGSSSILWEGFRSSWPLLQNPDPDAFPGPKEVIGPWGLPLVNTILLVTSSITVTIAHHALKKDNRTRVKIWLAATIVLALGFLAFQVEEYVHAYTELDLTLQSGIYGSTFFMLTGFHGAHVLLGTLMLTIMLIRITKGHFSAEKHFGFEAASWYWHFVDVVWLGLFVFVYII; this is translated from the coding sequence ATGGCAACAGAGCAGACGTACTACGTTCCGGAACAGAGCAAGTGGCCAATCATCGCGACCGTTGGCCTTCTCTTAACCATGGCGGGTATCGGCTCGATCATGGTCAACAGCTCCGCGGGCGAATCCACCACCACGTCCTGGGTGATCTTCTTCATCGGCGCGCTGGTCATGGCTTATATGCTGTTCGGCTGGTTCGGCAACGTTATCCAGGAGAGCCGCGCGGGACTGTACAGCGAACAAATGGATCGCTCGTTCCGCTGGGGCATGAGCTGGTTCATCTTTTCCGAGGTTATGTTCTTCGCCGCATTTTTCGGGGCCTTGTTCTACGCCCGTACCTTTGCCATTCCCTGGCTGGGCGGTGAAGGCGACAAGGGCTCCAGTAGCATCCTTTGGGAGGGCTTCCGTTCCTCCTGGCCATTGCTGCAGAACCCGGATCCCGACGCTTTCCCCGGCCCGAAGGAAGTGATTGGCCCGTGGGGACTGCCATTGGTGAACACCATCCTGCTGGTGACCTCTTCGATTACCGTGACCATTGCTCATCATGCGTTAAAAAAGGATAACCGCACCCGCGTTAAGATCTGGCTGGCGGCCACTATCGTCCTGGCCCTGGGCTTCCTCGCGTTCCAGGTGGAGGAGTACGTCCACGCCTATACCGAACTGGACCTCACCCTGCAGTCGGGTATCTATGGCAGCACCTTCTTCATGCTGACCGGGTTCCATGGCGCGCATGTGCTGCTCGGAACGCTGATGCTGACGATCATGCTGATCCGCATCACCAAGGGGCATTTTTCTGCGGAGAAACACTTCGGGTTCGAGGCGGCCAGTTGGTACTGGCACTTTGTGGACGTGGTCTGGCTGGGGCTGTTCGTGTTCGTTTACATCATCTAG
- a CDS encoding twin transmembrane helix small protein: MLKVLIVILMFAVVVSLFSGLFFLLKDEGKTQRVLNSLIVRVSLSALLIAVILLALWHGDLTLNPTP; encoded by the coding sequence ATGCTTAAAGTGCTGATTGTCATACTCATGTTTGCCGTAGTCGTCAGCCTCTTCAGTGGCCTGTTCTTCCTGCTCAAGGATGAGGGCAAGACCCAGCGGGTACTGAATTCCCTGATCGTCCGCGTTTCCCTGAGTGCATTGCTGATCGCCGTCATCCTGCTCGCGCTCTGGCACGGTGACCTGACGCTCAACCCCACGCCCTAG
- a CDS encoding SURF1 family protein has protein sequence MWLFAALLLPVLLGLGTWQVQRAGEKSAQLEQWDQQLEEGDWPETIERGLTLGQPVQLSGHYDPSYVWLLDNRTRDGRTGYEVLTLFQPANGPRVLVNRGWLPAPKRRSQLPPVDTQPGRVQIRARVADYPTPPVLADTPEENGWPRRVQALRPDDVQAVAPDVVGRMLRLENPGQPGAFRADWAPDLMGPQTHYGYALQWFSLATALVVLTVVASFRKEKSQDEHGNG, from the coding sequence TTGTGGCTGTTTGCGGCGCTGTTATTGCCGGTGTTGCTCGGCCTGGGTACCTGGCAGGTGCAACGGGCCGGTGAAAAATCGGCACAGCTGGAGCAATGGGACCAGCAACTGGAGGAAGGCGACTGGCCCGAGACTATAGAGCGGGGCCTGACCCTGGGGCAGCCAGTGCAACTCAGCGGTCATTACGACCCAAGCTATGTCTGGCTGCTGGACAACCGCACCCGGGATGGGCGCACCGGCTACGAGGTGCTGACCTTGTTCCAGCCAGCAAACGGACCACGGGTATTGGTCAACCGAGGCTGGCTACCGGCTCCCAAGCGGCGCAGCCAGCTACCTCCGGTGGATACGCAGCCGGGCCGCGTGCAGATCCGGGCACGAGTGGCGGACTACCCGACGCCGCCGGTGCTGGCAGACACGCCGGAAGAAAACGGCTGGCCGCGACGCGTTCAGGCGCTCCGTCCGGACGACGTGCAGGCTGTGGCCCCGGACGTTGTTGGCCGCATGCTACGGCTGGAGAATCCAGGCCAGCCCGGTGCCTTCCGCGCCGACTGGGCGCCGGACCTGATGGGGCCGCAAACCCATTACGGCTACGCGCTGCAATGGTTCTCGCTGGCCACGGCGCTGGTGGTACTGACGGTAGTGGCAAGTTTCAGAAAGGAGAAGTCGCAGGATGAGCATGGCAATGGCTGA
- a CDS encoding COX15/CtaA family protein, which translates to MRTTAADRRDHHRRFMARLALVATVLTVVVVMLGAWTRLVHAGLGCPDWPGCYGFLSVPQSAEHIAIAEARFPHAPVDVSKGWPEMIHRYAAGTLSLLVFTLAGYGFRHRREGLPWKHALFIAGFVVLQAAFGMWTVTLKLWPQVVALHLLGGFTTLSLLFLLTLRLRGKQPKAGARLAEALARMKPWVFGAMMLVIIQIALGAWTAANYAAVACTDLPTCHGEWWPQMDFRHGFDITQAVGPNYLGGQLTNDGRVAIHVTHRFGALVLTIYLSLLLIRLWPAAREAAMGRWVALAGGVLLAQVALGVANVLMHIPLPIAVAHNALGAGLLLAVVNLLWRIQPFHVVRRAPKPARIKQELPA; encoded by the coding sequence ATGAGAACCACAGCAGCGGATCGCAGGGACCATCATCGCCGTTTCATGGCACGTCTGGCGCTGGTCGCTACCGTGCTGACGGTGGTTGTGGTCATGCTCGGCGCCTGGACGCGCTTGGTGCATGCGGGACTGGGTTGCCCCGACTGGCCCGGCTGCTACGGTTTCCTCAGTGTTCCCCAGAGTGCTGAACACATTGCCATTGCCGAGGCTCGATTCCCCCACGCGCCGGTGGATGTCAGCAAGGGCTGGCCGGAAATGATCCACCGGTATGCTGCAGGTACCCTCTCGTTGCTGGTCTTCACACTGGCTGGGTATGGGTTTCGCCATCGCCGGGAGGGTCTGCCCTGGAAGCATGCGTTGTTCATTGCCGGCTTCGTGGTGCTGCAGGCGGCTTTCGGCATGTGGACGGTGACGCTCAAGCTCTGGCCCCAGGTCGTGGCCCTCCATCTCCTGGGTGGATTCACGACCCTGAGTCTGCTGTTCCTGCTCACCCTGCGATTGCGCGGCAAGCAGCCCAAGGCCGGAGCGCGTCTGGCCGAGGCGCTGGCACGTATGAAACCGTGGGTGTTCGGTGCCATGATGCTGGTGATCATCCAGATCGCCCTTGGGGCCTGGACCGCCGCCAATTACGCCGCGGTGGCCTGCACCGACCTGCCAACCTGCCATGGCGAATGGTGGCCGCAGATGGATTTCCGCCATGGCTTCGATATCACCCAGGCGGTGGGACCGAATTATCTCGGTGGGCAACTGACCAACGATGGCCGCGTGGCGATCCACGTGACCCACCGGTTTGGGGCCCTGGTGCTCACAATCTACCTCAGCCTCCTGCTGATCCGGCTCTGGCCGGCAGCACGGGAGGCTGCCATGGGACGCTGGGTTGCATTAGCTGGCGGTGTCCTGCTGGCCCAGGTGGCGCTCGGCGTGGCCAACGTACTGATGCACATCCCGTTGCCCATTGCCGTCGCCCATAACGCACTCGGCGCCGGCTTGCTGCTGGCAGTGGTGAACCTGCTCTGGCGTATACAGCCGTTCCATGTGGTCCGGAGAGCGCCCAAACCCGCACGAATCAAACAGGAGTTGCCTGCATGA
- the cyoE gene encoding heme o synthase, whose translation MSQPSNAAVAQSRPATWRDFLELTKPRVVALMMLTAVIGMLLARPGVPDWTVFVFGNMGIAFLAAAAAVVNHVVDYKIDTVMARTRKRPVATGRVTTMDALVFALTLALAGMLVLVWQVNALTAWLTLASLVGYAGVYTLFLKRATPQNIVIGGIAGAMPPLLGWTAVTGQVDGHALLLVLIIFAWTPPHFWALAIHRKEEYAKAGIPMLPVTHGNRYTELHILLYTLMLIAVSMLPFATGMSGGIYLVGALALGLRFLQYAIRLLRGDDRRVALETFKYSITYLMALFVVLLVDHFVFF comes from the coding sequence ATGAGCCAGCCATCCAATGCAGCCGTCGCCCAGTCCAGACCGGCCACCTGGCGGGATTTTCTGGAGCTGACCAAGCCGCGCGTGGTCGCCCTGATGATGCTGACCGCGGTGATCGGCATGCTGTTGGCCCGCCCGGGCGTGCCGGACTGGACGGTGTTCGTGTTCGGCAATATGGGGATTGCCTTCCTGGCGGCGGCGGCGGCGGTGGTAAACCACGTGGTGGACTACAAGATCGACACGGTCATGGCCCGCACCCGCAAACGGCCCGTGGCGACCGGCCGGGTCACCACGATGGATGCACTGGTTTTCGCCCTCACCCTGGCGCTGGCGGGTATGCTGGTGCTGGTCTGGCAGGTCAATGCCCTCACCGCCTGGCTTACCCTGGCCTCACTGGTCGGCTATGCCGGTGTCTATACCCTCTTCCTCAAGCGCGCCACGCCGCAGAATATCGTGATCGGCGGTATCGCCGGCGCCATGCCGCCACTACTGGGCTGGACGGCGGTTACTGGCCAGGTGGATGGCCACGCGCTACTGCTGGTGCTGATCATCTTCGCCTGGACGCCGCCGCATTTCTGGGCCCTGGCGATCCACCGCAAGGAGGAATATGCCAAGGCGGGCATTCCCATGCTGCCGGTCACCCACGGCAACCGCTATACAGAGCTCCACATCCTGCTCTATACGCTGATGTTGATCGCGGTAAGCATGCTGCCTTTCGCCACCGGTATGTCCGGCGGTATCTACCTGGTCGGAGCCCTGGCGCTGGGACTGCGATTCCTGCAATATGCCATTCGACTGTTGCGGGGCGACGATCGCCGGGTGGCACTGGAAACCTTCAAGTATTCCATTACCTATCTGATGGCACTTTTCGTGGTCCTGCTGGTCGATCATTTCGTGTTTTTCTGA
- a CDS encoding SCO family protein: MSQENARKRIRLTLIGLLLLVALVIGMVVARQVFLVPDAQDGPPPPELSALNTFVYEEGRPLADFTLTNEQGETVTNEALKGRWTFVFVGYTYCPDVCPATMAMLRRTGEAIPADLPEPTYLLVSADPERDTPERLGEYLDFFGEDFHGLTGDMDTLKDLAKSMNAVFVHRKDEKGNVLVDHSAHLALLNPDGEMIAVIQPPLKPDSVAKAFGEIYQWAKAKRDIGA, translated from the coding sequence ATGAGCCAAGAGAACGCCCGCAAACGTATCCGCCTGACCCTCATTGGGCTGCTCCTGCTGGTGGCGCTAGTGATCGGCATGGTGGTCGCACGTCAGGTGTTCCTGGTCCCGGATGCGCAGGATGGGCCGCCGCCCCCAGAGCTCAGCGCGCTGAATACCTTCGTCTACGAGGAAGGGCGGCCGCTGGCCGACTTTACCCTGACCAACGAACAGGGTGAAACCGTGACCAATGAAGCACTCAAAGGTCGCTGGACCTTCGTTTTCGTCGGCTATACCTACTGTCCGGATGTCTGCCCTGCGACGATGGCGATGTTGCGCCGCACCGGCGAAGCCATTCCCGCGGATCTCCCCGAGCCCACCTACCTGCTGGTATCCGCCGATCCGGAACGGGACACGCCGGAACGCCTGGGTGAATACCTGGACTTCTTCGGCGAGGATTTCCACGGTCTGACCGGCGATATGGACACCCTGAAAGACCTGGCGAAGAGCATGAATGCGGTCTTCGTTCACCGGAAGGATGAGAAGGGTAATGTCCTGGTGGACCACAGCGCTCATTTGGCACTGCTCAATCCGGACGGCGAGATGATCGCGGTCATCCAACCACCGCTGAAGCCGGACAGCGTGGCAAAGGCCTTTGGCGAAATCTATCAGTGGGCCAAGGCCAAGCGGGATATTGGCGCCTGA